One genomic window of Cupriavidus malaysiensis includes the following:
- a CDS encoding LysR family transcriptional regulator has translation MDLNLIQAFADIVEAGNLAEAGRRRGVTRSQVSRQLRELETQAGAQLMRRTTRRLELTEAGHALYQHGLRILREVAAAQAEIDSLGKTLRGHVRLSVPTGLGDSFVAPLLLRFAARHPGITLRVFFANRVVDLISAEIDVALKVTSEPPLDHVAREVCEIGWQLFASPDYLARAGTPLTPADLASCQFLCPPYPGRRFALRLERDGQREEVSLSPHLQSEHFPFLLRAVREHHGVALLPAYAGWEDVHAGRLVRVLPAWQPEGLGSRLYLITTPSVHPTLATRALIGFLREEIPALDVFREAAAD, from the coding sequence ATGGACCTCAACCTCATCCAGGCCTTCGCCGACATCGTCGAGGCCGGCAACCTGGCCGAAGCCGGCCGCCGGCGCGGCGTGACGCGCTCGCAGGTCAGCCGCCAGCTGCGCGAACTGGAAACGCAGGCCGGCGCGCAGCTGATGCGCCGCACCACGCGCCGCCTCGAACTGACCGAAGCGGGCCACGCGCTGTACCAGCACGGGCTGCGCATCCTGCGCGAAGTCGCCGCGGCCCAGGCCGAGATCGACAGCCTGGGCAAGACACTGCGCGGCCACGTGCGCCTGAGCGTGCCGACCGGGCTGGGCGACAGCTTCGTGGCGCCGCTGCTGCTGCGCTTCGCGGCGCGGCACCCGGGCATCACGCTGCGCGTGTTCTTCGCCAACCGCGTGGTCGACCTGATCTCGGCCGAGATCGACGTGGCGCTCAAGGTCACCTCCGAACCGCCGCTCGACCACGTGGCGCGCGAGGTCTGCGAGATCGGCTGGCAGCTCTTTGCCTCGCCCGACTACCTGGCACGCGCCGGCACCCCGCTCACGCCGGCCGACCTGGCCAGCTGCCAGTTCCTGTGCCCGCCCTACCCCGGCCGGCGCTTCGCGCTGCGGCTGGAACGCGACGGCCAGCGCGAAGAGGTCTCCCTGAGCCCGCACCTGCAGTCGGAGCACTTCCCCTTCCTGCTGCGCGCCGTGCGCGAACACCATGGCGTGGCCCTGCTGCCGGCCTATGCCGGCTGGGAAGACGTGCATGCCGGGCGCCTGGTGCGGGTGCTGCCGGCGTGGCAGCCCGAGGGGCTGGGCAGCCGGCTCTACCTGATCACCACACCCAGCGTCCACCCCACCCTGGCCACGCGCGCGCTGATCGGCTTCCTGCGCGAGGAGATCCCGGCGCTGGACGTGTTCCGGGAAGCGGCTGCGGACTGA
- a CDS encoding tripartite tricarboxylate transporter substrate binding protein, which translates to MTATPIRRRAVPPARAAVQALAVCAAALAAAAPAAAAYPERPIRLVVPYAPGATTDALARLVGQSLQARLGQPVVVENRPGAGGTIGTDYAAKAPADGYTLLLGAVGPVSVGRALYPSLPYDPQRDLAGVGLVGSVPFILVAGKRGQRLASLPALLSAARAAPDTIAYGSAGNGTPQHIIGAMFAQASGVRLLHSPYKGSGPAINDLLGGQIALMFDSPVPLLPHIRAGSVVPLAQTGARRSASLPDVPTLAEQGMRGFDAAPWYGIMVPAAVPADIVVRLNRELDAVLAEPQVRQRLLALGVEAQPLDVPAFRRFLAQAQARWTAAVTAANVRPD; encoded by the coding sequence TTGACTGCCACCCCGATCCGGCGCCGAGCCGTTCCACCCGCTCGCGCGGCCGTCCAGGCACTTGCCGTCTGCGCCGCCGCCCTTGCCGCCGCAGCGCCGGCAGCGGCGGCCTATCCCGAGCGGCCCATCCGCCTGGTGGTGCCGTATGCGCCAGGTGCCACCACCGACGCGCTGGCCCGGCTGGTGGGCCAGTCCTTGCAGGCGCGGCTCGGGCAGCCGGTCGTGGTGGAGAACCGGCCGGGTGCCGGAGGCACCATCGGCACGGACTATGCGGCCAAGGCACCGGCCGACGGCTATACGCTGCTGCTGGGCGCGGTCGGCCCGGTGTCGGTGGGGCGCGCCCTGTATCCATCGCTGCCATATGACCCGCAGCGCGATCTGGCCGGCGTCGGCCTGGTCGGCTCGGTGCCTTTCATCCTGGTGGCGGGCAAGCGCGGCCAGCGCCTGGCTTCCCTGCCGGCGCTTCTGAGCGCCGCACGCGCTGCGCCGGACACCATCGCCTATGGATCGGCCGGCAACGGCACGCCGCAGCACATCATCGGCGCCATGTTCGCGCAGGCGAGCGGCGTGCGCCTGCTGCATTCGCCCTACAAGGGCTCGGGGCCTGCCATCAACGACCTGCTGGGCGGGCAGATTGCGCTGATGTTCGACAGCCCGGTGCCGCTGCTGCCCCACATCCGCGCCGGCAGCGTGGTGCCGCTGGCGCAGACCGGCGCGCGCCGCTCCGCCTCCTTGCCCGACGTGCCTACGCTTGCCGAGCAGGGCATGCGCGGATTCGACGCCGCGCCCTGGTACGGCATCATGGTGCCGGCGGCCGTGCCGGCCGACATCGTGGTCCGGCTCAATCGCGAGCTCGATGCCGTGCTGGCCGAGCCGCAGGTGCGCCAGCGCCTGCTGGCCCTGGGGGTCGAAGCGCAGCCGCTCGATGTTCCGGCTTTCCGCCGCTTCCTGGCGCAGGCCCAGGCGCGCTGGACCGCAGCGGTCACCGCGGCGAACGTGAGGCCCGACTGA
- a CDS encoding winged helix-turn-helix transcriptional regulator — translation MGHTDFAAMACPVARSMAVLGERWAMLVLREAFYGSTRFDEFERHLGIAPNILSARLKSLVEHGLMARVPGTDGVRHVYRLTAKGRDFFPAFVALKAWADRWMTDAAGPYVVLQDRATGAGIEPPALARADGSPITLDDLRVRPGPAAGTYLQRRFGDEAAHADAAAPAAGAPAREDGDA, via the coding sequence ATGGGCCATACCGATTTTGCCGCCATGGCCTGCCCCGTGGCCCGCTCGATGGCGGTGCTGGGCGAGCGCTGGGCCATGCTGGTGCTGCGCGAGGCCTTCTACGGCAGCACCCGCTTCGACGAATTCGAGCGCCACCTGGGCATCGCCCCCAACATCCTCAGCGCGCGGCTGAAGTCGCTGGTCGAGCACGGCCTGATGGCCCGCGTGCCGGGCACGGATGGTGTGCGCCACGTCTATCGCCTGACCGCCAAGGGGCGCGACTTCTTCCCCGCCTTCGTGGCGCTCAAGGCCTGGGCCGACCGCTGGATGACCGACGCCGCCGGCCCCTATGTGGTGCTGCAGGATCGCGCCACAGGGGCAGGCATCGAGCCGCCGGCGCTGGCGCGCGCGGATGGCTCGCCGATCACGCTCGACGACCTGCGCGTGCGGCCGGGCCCCGCGGCTGGCACCTACCTGCAACGGCGCTTCGGTGACGAGGCGGCGCATGCCGATGCTGCCGCGCCGGCCGCCGGCGCACCGGCGCGGGAGGACGGCGATGCGTGA
- a CDS encoding MATE family efflux transporter, producing the protein MRESPTAAALPRAGAARAALPTPQLLRGILRLAAPTSLIALLQASAQLIETWLAARQGTAALAGWAVVLPFALLLQQMSTGAMGGGVVSAIARALGAGRREEASSLVLHALIIAITAGLAFAVALAGFPRGVLGAVAGATAAEAATTYAIWLFGAGAVPAWLANTLASVLRGGGRHALAARVLSLMWIAFPLLAWLLAEPAGMGLAGIGAALAAVSWAAALAMAVVVARGGAGFTPVLRMRPSRALFARILSVGLVACALASVANLTTILVTAQLRHHGTAAVAAYGISARLEFLMIPLAFGVGSALTALVGRAVGAGDWATARRTAWAGALLALAVAGLVGAAVGLAPARFAALFTHDAQVAAIAARALSWVGPAFGGFGLGMALYFASMGAGRMRWPVAAGLARIGLAAGGGWLLANVAGMGLDGHFLGVALGISAYGLVTALGVRPGAWSAR; encoded by the coding sequence ATGCGTGAATCCCCGACCGCCGCCGCGCTGCCCCGCGCCGGCGCCGCCCGCGCGGCGCTGCCCACCCCGCAGCTGCTGCGCGGCATCCTGCGCCTGGCCGCGCCCACCAGCCTGATCGCACTGCTGCAGGCCAGCGCCCAGCTGATCGAGACCTGGCTGGCGGCACGCCAGGGCACCGCCGCGCTGGCCGGCTGGGCGGTGGTGCTGCCCTTCGCGCTGCTGCTGCAGCAGATGTCCACCGGCGCCATGGGCGGCGGCGTGGTCTCGGCCATCGCGCGCGCCCTGGGCGCGGGCCGGCGCGAGGAGGCCTCTTCCCTGGTGCTGCACGCGCTGATCATCGCCATCACCGCCGGGCTGGCCTTCGCCGTGGCGCTGGCGGGCTTCCCGCGCGGCGTGCTGGGCGCGGTGGCCGGCGCCACCGCGGCGGAGGCCGCCACCACCTATGCGATCTGGCTGTTCGGCGCCGGCGCGGTGCCGGCCTGGCTGGCCAATACGCTGGCCTCGGTGCTGCGCGGCGGCGGCCGCCACGCGCTGGCCGCGCGCGTGCTGTCGCTGATGTGGATCGCCTTCCCGCTGCTGGCCTGGCTGCTGGCGGAGCCCGCCGGCATGGGCCTGGCCGGCATCGGCGCGGCGCTGGCGGCAGTGTCGTGGGCGGCCGCGCTGGCCATGGCCGTCGTGGTGGCGCGCGGCGGCGCCGGCTTCACGCCGGTGCTGCGCATGCGGCCCTCGCGCGCGCTCTTCGCGCGCATCCTGTCGGTCGGGCTGGTGGCCTGCGCGCTGGCCTCGGTGGCCAACCTGACCACCATCCTGGTCACCGCCCAGCTGCGCCACCACGGCACCGCCGCGGTGGCGGCCTACGGCATCTCGGCGCGCCTGGAATTCCTGATGATCCCGCTTGCCTTCGGCGTGGGTTCGGCGCTGACCGCGCTGGTCGGCCGCGCGGTCGGCGCCGGCGACTGGGCCACGGCGCGGCGCACGGCCTGGGCCGGCGCGCTGCTGGCACTGGCCGTGGCCGGACTGGTCGGCGCGGCGGTGGGCCTGGCGCCAGCGCGCTTCGCAGCGCTCTTCACCCACGATGCACAGGTGGCCGCCATCGCCGCGCGCGCGCTGTCCTGGGTCGGCCCGGCCTTCGGCGGTTTCGGCCTCGGCATGGCGCTCTACTTCGCCTCGATGGGCGCCGGCCGCATGCGCTGGCCGGTGGCAGCCGGCCTGGCCCGCATCGGCCTGGCCGCCGGCGGCGGCTGGCTGCTGGCCAACGTGGCCGGCATGGGGCTGGACGGGCATTTCCTGGGGGTGGCGCTGGGCATCAGCGCCTACGGCCTGGTCACCGCGCTCGGGGTGCGGCCGGGGGCCTGGTCGGCACGCTGA
- a CDS encoding tripartite tricarboxylate transporter substrate binding protein — MLHRIPAGWRAGLAAALCAAPFCIPAGIPAARAAAFPERPVKLVVPYAPGGSADQLARALADGMGRDLKQPVVVENRPGANTMIAATAVARASADGYTMLLASNASMVLNPMLYKKVNYDARRDFKVVSVAAEIPLVVVTNTQVPAGNIRDFASYAKANAGKLNYASVGLGNPLQLATEMLKTELGIQLTHVPYNGSAPALSALLANDVQLMIDVVSTSLPHIKAGKLKALAVTGRERLEVLPNVPTVAESGHPDYQAATWFGLAVPAQTPPEVVARLQAAAAHVTADPGFRRTFAELGLVIQRPRDSAEIQRYVDADRARWGAVIQANHIALD, encoded by the coding sequence ATGCTGCACCGTATTCCCGCGGGTTGGCGCGCCGGACTGGCCGCCGCCCTGTGCGCCGCCCCGTTCTGCATTCCCGCCGGCATCCCGGCCGCCCGGGCCGCCGCCTTTCCCGAGCGGCCCGTCAAGCTGGTGGTGCCCTACGCCCCCGGCGGCTCCGCCGACCAGCTCGCCCGCGCGCTGGCCGACGGCATGGGCCGCGACCTCAAGCAGCCGGTGGTGGTGGAGAACCGGCCCGGCGCCAACACCATGATCGCCGCCACTGCCGTGGCACGCGCGTCCGCCGACGGCTACACGATGCTGCTGGCCAGCAACGCCAGCATGGTGCTCAACCCCATGCTGTACAAGAAGGTCAACTACGACGCCAGGCGGGACTTCAAGGTGGTCTCGGTGGCGGCCGAGATCCCGCTGGTGGTGGTCACCAACACACAGGTGCCGGCCGGCAATATCCGTGACTTCGCCAGCTATGCCAAGGCCAACGCCGGCAAGCTCAACTACGCCTCGGTCGGGCTCGGCAACCCGCTGCAGCTCGCCACCGAGATGCTGAAGACGGAGCTGGGCATCCAGTTGACCCACGTGCCCTACAACGGCAGCGCGCCGGCGCTGTCGGCGCTGCTGGCCAACGACGTGCAGCTGATGATCGACGTGGTGAGCACCTCGCTGCCGCACATCAAGGCCGGCAAGCTCAAGGCGCTGGCGGTGACCGGCCGCGAACGCCTGGAGGTGCTGCCCAACGTGCCCACCGTGGCCGAGAGCGGCCATCCCGACTACCAGGCTGCGACCTGGTTCGGCCTGGCGGTGCCCGCGCAGACGCCGCCCGAGGTGGTGGCGCGGCTGCAGGCGGCCGCCGCGCACGTCACCGCCGACCCGGGCTTCCGCCGCACCTTCGCCGAGCTTGGCCTGGTGATCCAGCGCCCGCGCGACAGCGCTGAGATCCAGCGCTACGTCGATGCCGACCGGGCCCGCTGGGGCGCGGTGATCCAGGCCAACCACATCGCGCTGGACTGA
- a CDS encoding acyl-CoA synthetase has protein sequence MSADLYFEGTHYSGAQLAERGARLAGGLRALGVQEGDVVAVLLRNDPIYADIVHACRTAGCYYCPINWHFTTEEIRFLLSDSGAKVLIAHADLLDAARDAVPAGVTVLALAPGRHGEAGAAGAPGVRDYESWLRAQPPYDGPRVAPRGHMAYTSGTTGRPKGVLRAPIPLERLDAQLAQMRSVVEQTMGVVAGCRALMSAPLYHSAPGVFIQNALQVAERLVLTPRFDPEQVLALVQEHRIDVLYLVPIMYVRMLKVPPEVRARYDLSSLRFVASTGAPCAPEVKRAMIEWFGPVIHETYASSEAGMITVATPADAAARPGTAGRPVDAAQVRILDESGRPCAPGEVGLVYVRQPAYPDFTYRHNAAARQAIDRDGMVSLGDMGYLDADGYLFICDRASDMVISGGVNIYPAEIEHELVRYPGVADCVVFGVPDDEYGERLLAMVQPVPGAQLEEGAMVEWLRGRLSGFKVPRTIVIEPQLPRDETGKLAKRRLRDKYWAGRTRRV, from the coding sequence ATGTCCGCCGATCTCTACTTCGAAGGCACCCACTACAGCGGCGCGCAGCTCGCCGAGCGCGGCGCGCGCCTGGCCGGCGGCCTGCGCGCGCTGGGCGTGCAGGAAGGCGACGTGGTCGCCGTGCTGCTGCGCAACGATCCCATCTATGCCGACATCGTGCATGCCTGCCGCACGGCCGGCTGCTACTACTGCCCGATCAACTGGCATTTCACCACCGAGGAGATCCGCTTCCTGCTGAGCGACAGCGGCGCCAAGGTGCTGATCGCCCATGCCGACCTGCTCGACGCCGCGCGCGACGCGGTGCCGGCCGGCGTGACCGTGCTGGCGCTGGCGCCGGGGCGCCACGGCGAGGCCGGCGCGGCGGGCGCGCCCGGCGTGCGCGACTACGAGAGCTGGCTGCGCGCGCAGCCGCCCTACGACGGCCCGCGCGTGGCGCCGCGCGGCCACATGGCCTATACCTCGGGCACCACCGGCCGGCCCAAGGGCGTGCTGCGCGCGCCCATCCCGCTGGAGCGGCTCGACGCGCAGTTGGCGCAGATGCGCTCGGTGGTCGAGCAGACCATGGGCGTGGTGGCCGGCTGCCGCGCGCTGATGTCGGCGCCGCTGTATCACAGCGCCCCCGGCGTCTTCATCCAGAACGCGCTGCAGGTGGCCGAGCGCCTGGTGCTGACGCCGCGCTTCGATCCGGAGCAGGTGCTGGCGCTGGTGCAGGAGCACCGCATCGACGTGCTCTACCTGGTGCCCATCATGTACGTGCGCATGCTCAAGGTGCCGCCGGAGGTGCGCGCGCGCTACGACCTCTCTTCGCTGCGCTTCGTCGCCTCCACCGGCGCGCCGTGCGCGCCCGAGGTCAAGCGCGCCATGATCGAGTGGTTCGGCCCGGTCATCCATGAGACCTACGCTTCCAGCGAGGCCGGCATGATCACCGTCGCCACGCCGGCCGATGCGGCGGCCCGCCCGGGCACCGCCGGCCGGCCGGTCGACGCCGCGCAGGTACGCATCCTCGACGAGTCCGGCCGCCCCTGCGCGCCCGGCGAGGTCGGCCTGGTCTACGTGCGCCAGCCCGCCTACCCCGACTTCACCTACCGCCACAACGCGGCCGCGCGGCAGGCCATCGACCGCGACGGCATGGTCAGCCTGGGCGACATGGGTTACCTCGACGCCGACGGCTACCTGTTCATCTGCGACCGCGCCTCGGACATGGTGATCTCGGGCGGGGTCAACATCTACCCGGCCGAGATCGAGCATGAACTGGTGCGCTATCCCGGCGTGGCCGACTGCGTGGTGTTCGGCGTGCCCGACGACGAATACGGCGAGCGCCTGCTGGCCATGGTGCAGCCGGTGCCCGGCGCGCAGCTGGAGGAGGGCGCCATGGTCGAATGGCTGCGCGGCCGGCTGTCCGGCTTCAAGGTGCCGCGCACCATCGTGATCGAGCCGCAGTTGCCACGCGACGAGACCGGCAAGCTGGCCAAGCGCCGCCTGCGCGACAAGTACTGGGCCGGGCGCACGCGCCGGGTCTGA
- the ettA gene encoding energy-dependent translational throttle protein EttA, with protein sequence MAQYVFTMNRVGKIVPPKRHILKDISLSFFPGAKIGVLGLNGSGKSTLLKIMAGLDKDIEGEATPMPNLNIGYLSQEPQLDPEQTVREAVEGGLGEVFEARKKLDEIYAAYAEPDADFDVLAAEQAKYEAILAASDGNNAELQLEIAADALRLPPWDAKVGHLSGGEKRRVALCRLLLSRPDMLLLDEPTNHLDAESVDWLEQFLTRFPGTVVAVTHDRYFLDNAAEWILELDRGQGIPWKGNYSSWLDQKENRLKQEESTESARQKALKKELEWVRQNPKGRQAKSKARLARFDELNSQEYQKRNETQEIFIPVGERLGNEVIEFKNVTKGFGDRLLIDDLSFTVPPGAIVGIIGPNGAGKSTFFKMLTGKEQPDSGEIKVGPTVKLAYVDQSRDALDGSKTVFEEISGGADVLTVGRYETPSRAYIGRFNFKGGDQQKQVGSLSGGERGRLHMAKTLIAGGNVLLLDEPSNDLDVETLRALEDALLEFAGCVMVISHDRWFLDRIATHILAFEGDSHVEFFPGNYQEYEADKKKRLGEEAAKPKRIRYKPIAR encoded by the coding sequence ATGGCACAGTACGTTTTCACCATGAACCGCGTGGGCAAGATCGTTCCGCCCAAGCGTCACATCCTGAAGGACATCTCGCTGTCCTTCTTCCCCGGCGCCAAGATCGGCGTGCTCGGCCTGAACGGCTCGGGCAAGTCCACGCTGCTGAAGATCATGGCCGGCCTGGACAAGGACATCGAGGGTGAAGCCACGCCGATGCCCAACCTGAACATCGGCTACCTGTCGCAGGAACCGCAGCTAGACCCCGAGCAGACCGTGCGCGAGGCCGTGGAAGGCGGCCTGGGCGAAGTGTTCGAGGCGCGCAAGAAGCTCGACGAGATCTACGCCGCCTACGCCGAGCCGGATGCCGACTTCGACGTCCTGGCCGCCGAGCAGGCCAAGTACGAGGCCATCCTGGCCGCCAGCGACGGCAACAACGCCGAGCTGCAGCTGGAGATCGCCGCCGACGCACTGCGCCTGCCGCCGTGGGACGCCAAGGTCGGCCACCTGTCGGGCGGCGAGAAGCGCCGCGTGGCACTGTGCCGCCTGCTGCTGTCGCGCCCCGACATGCTGCTGCTGGACGAACCCACCAACCACCTGGACGCCGAGTCGGTGGATTGGCTGGAGCAGTTCCTGACGCGCTTCCCCGGCACCGTGGTGGCCGTCACCCACGACCGCTACTTCCTCGACAACGCCGCCGAGTGGATCCTCGAACTGGACCGCGGCCAGGGCATCCCCTGGAAGGGCAACTACAGCTCCTGGCTGGACCAGAAGGAAAACCGCCTGAAGCAGGAAGAGTCGACCGAATCGGCGCGGCAGAAGGCGCTGAAGAAGGAACTGGAGTGGGTGCGCCAGAACCCCAAGGGCCGCCAGGCCAAGTCCAAGGCGCGCCTGGCCCGTTTCGACGAGCTCAACAGCCAGGAATACCAGAAGCGCAACGAGACCCAGGAAATCTTCATCCCGGTGGGTGAGCGCCTGGGCAACGAGGTCATCGAGTTCAAGAACGTCACCAAGGGCTTCGGCGACCGCCTGCTGATCGACGATCTCAGCTTCACCGTGCCGCCGGGCGCGATCGTCGGCATCATCGGCCCGAACGGCGCCGGCAAGTCGACCTTCTTCAAGATGCTGACCGGCAAGGAGCAGCCTGACAGCGGCGAGATCAAGGTCGGGCCGACCGTGAAGCTGGCCTATGTCGACCAGAGCCGCGACGCGCTGGACGGCAGCAAGACCGTGTTCGAGGAAATCTCGGGCGGTGCCGACGTGCTGACCGTGGGCCGCTACGAGACCCCGTCGCGCGCCTACATCGGCCGCTTCAACTTCAAGGGCGGCGACCAGCAGAAGCAGGTGGGCTCGCTGTCCGGCGGCGAGCGCGGCCGCCTGCACATGGCCAAGACGCTGATCGCCGGCGGCAACGTGCTGCTGCTGGACGAACCGTCCAACGACCTCGACGTGGAAACGCTGCGCGCGCTGGAAGACGCGCTGCTGGAGTTCGCCGGCTGCGTGATGGTGATCTCCCACGACCGCTGGTTCCTGGACCGCATCGCCACCCACATCCTGGCCTTCGAGGGCGACTCGCACGTCGAGTTCTTCCCCGGCAACTACCAGGAGTACGAGGCCGACAAGAAGAAGCGCCTGGGCGAAGAGGCCGCCAAGCCGAAGCGCATCCGCTACAAGCCGATCGCGCGCTGA
- a CDS encoding M48 family metallopeptidase — protein MRFLAGYPPDLLDQVRALVGAGRLGEHLAQRYPARHTVQTDRALYAYANDIKQEYLRSAPPLHKVGYDPRLEAAHRALGLHTAISRVQGGKLKAKKEIRVAAVFKDGPPEFLRMIVVHELAHLKEADHDKAFYRLCEHMEPRYHQFEFDARLFLAWRELERAQD, from the coding sequence CTGCGCTTTCTCGCCGGCTATCCGCCCGACCTGCTCGACCAGGTGCGCGCGCTGGTCGGCGCCGGCCGCCTCGGCGAGCACCTGGCGCAGCGCTACCCGGCGCGCCACACGGTGCAGACCGACCGCGCGCTCTACGCGTACGCCAACGACATCAAGCAGGAATACCTGCGCAGCGCGCCGCCGCTGCACAAGGTCGGCTACGACCCCCGCCTGGAAGCCGCGCATCGCGCGCTCGGCCTGCACACCGCCATCTCGCGCGTGCAGGGCGGCAAGCTCAAGGCCAAGAAGGAAATCCGCGTGGCGGCCGTCTTCAAGGACGGCCCGCCCGAGTTCCTGCGCATGATCGTGGTGCACGAACTGGCGCACCTGAAGGAGGCCGACCACGACAAGGCCTTCTACCGCCTGTGCGAGCACATGGAGCCGCGCTACCACCAGTTCGAGTTCGACGCGCGGCTGTTCCTGGCCTGGCGCGAACTGGAGCGGGCGCAGGACTGA
- a CDS encoding metallophosphoesterase — protein sequence MPPRTTIFIAALLIGLLHAYVGARVLPDLPVPLLAKLLGGAWLLLSWPLIPAALLARRLSHPWSDAINWVGMLAMGLFSSLLVLTAARDLVLLGCRIAGWQPPWLLPGSAAAVLLLALAVTALGFLNARRVARVVEVQVPVEGLPAALDGFTIVQISDIHVGPTIKHSYLARIVERVNSLQPDAVAITGDLVDGTVRELAPHTEPLARLRAGHGSFFVTGNHEYYSGADPWIAELRRLGVRVLMNEHVVIERDGHALVLAGVTDYSAHRFDEAHRSDPARAIDGAPDRAGVRVLLAHQPRTAPAAAAAGFHLQLSGHTHGGQFWPWNLFVPMQQPYVAGLDRHQDMWIYTSRGTGYWGPPKRFGAPSEITRIRLVRAGAGAT from the coding sequence ATGCCCCCTCGCACCACCATATTCATCGCCGCCCTGCTGATCGGCCTGCTGCACGCCTACGTCGGCGCGCGCGTGCTGCCGGACCTGCCCGTGCCCCTGCTGGCGAAGCTGCTGGGCGGCGCCTGGCTGCTGCTGTCGTGGCCGCTGATCCCCGCCGCGCTGCTGGCGCGCCGCCTCAGCCACCCGTGGTCCGATGCCATCAACTGGGTCGGCATGCTGGCCATGGGCCTGTTCTCCTCCCTGCTGGTGCTGACCGCCGCGCGCGACCTCGTGCTGCTGGGCTGCCGCATCGCCGGCTGGCAGCCACCCTGGCTGCTGCCGGGCAGCGCCGCCGCCGTGCTGCTGCTGGCGCTGGCGGTGACGGCGCTGGGCTTCCTCAACGCGCGCCGGGTGGCGCGCGTGGTCGAGGTGCAGGTGCCGGTGGAGGGGCTGCCGGCCGCGCTGGACGGCTTCACCATCGTGCAGATCAGCGACATCCACGTCGGGCCGACCATCAAGCACAGCTACCTGGCGCGCATCGTCGAGCGCGTCAACAGCCTGCAGCCCGACGCGGTGGCCATCACCGGCGACCTGGTCGATGGCACGGTGCGCGAACTGGCGCCCCACACCGAGCCGCTGGCCCGGCTGCGCGCGGGGCACGGCAGCTTCTTCGTCACCGGCAACCACGAGTACTACTCCGGCGCCGATCCCTGGATCGCCGAGCTGCGCCGCCTCGGCGTGCGCGTGCTGATGAACGAGCACGTGGTGATCGAGCGCGACGGCCACGCGCTGGTGCTGGCCGGGGTCACCGACTATTCGGCGCACCGCTTCGACGAGGCGCACCGCAGCGACCCCGCGCGCGCCATCGACGGCGCGCCGGACCGGGCCGGCGTGCGCGTGCTGCTGGCCCACCAGCCGCGCACCGCGCCCGCCGCCGCCGCGGCCGGCTTCCACCTGCAGCTGTCGGGCCATACCCACGGCGGCCAGTTCTGGCCCTGGAACCTCTTCGTGCCGATGCAGCAGCCCTATGTGGCGGGGCTGGACCGCCACCAGGACATGTGGATCTACACCAGCCGCGGCACCGGCTACTGGGGCCCGCCCAAGCGCTTCGGCGCACCGTCGGAGATCACGCGGATCCGGCTGGTGCGGGCGGGCGCCGGGGCAACGTGA
- a CDS encoding SDR family oxidoreductase: MFKSDLFAGQRVLVTGGGTGLGFAMADQLAALGAELHLCGRRLPVLDEAAARLRAAHGGMVATHAVDIRDAAAVDAMVESIWQAHGPLDGLVNNAAGNFISRTEDLSPNGFHAISDIVFRGTFYTTQAVGKRWIRDGLPGAVLSIVVTWVWTGSPFVVPSAMSKAGVDAMTKSLAVEWGRHGIRCNAIAPGVIPTEGAGARLRPTDARQEEMSGQNPTGRLGRPQDIGNLAAFLLARENSWINGQTIALDGGDWLANGAYFKQYLDWGDAEWQAARERILARNAADRAARTVGAPDADAGQAPPAPQA; this comes from the coding sequence ATGTTCAAGAGCGATCTGTTCGCCGGCCAGCGCGTGCTGGTCACCGGCGGCGGCACCGGCCTGGGATTCGCCATGGCCGACCAGTTGGCGGCGCTGGGCGCCGAACTTCACTTGTGCGGGCGGCGCCTGCCGGTGCTGGACGAGGCCGCGGCGCGGCTGCGCGCGGCCCACGGCGGCATGGTCGCCACCCATGCGGTGGACATCCGCGACGCTGCCGCCGTCGACGCCATGGTCGAGTCGATCTGGCAGGCGCACGGCCCGCTCGACGGCCTGGTCAACAACGCGGCGGGCAACTTCATCAGCCGCACCGAGGACCTGTCGCCCAACGGTTTCCATGCCATCTCCGACATCGTCTTCCGCGGCACCTTCTACACCACCCAGGCGGTCGGCAAGCGCTGGATCCGCGACGGCCTGCCCGGCGCGGTGCTGTCCATCGTCGTCACCTGGGTCTGGACCGGCTCCCCCTTCGTGGTGCCCTCGGCCATGTCCAAGGCAGGCGTCGATGCCATGACCAAGTCGCTGGCGGTGGAGTGGGGGCGCCACGGCATCCGCTGCAACGCCATCGCCCCGGGTGTGATTCCCACCGAGGGCGCCGGCGCGCGGCTGCGGCCGACCGATGCGCGCCAGGAGGAGATGAGCGGGCAGAACCCGACCGGCCGGCTCGGCCGCCCGCAAGACATCGGCAACCTGGCCGCCTTCCTGCTGGCGCGCGAAAACAGCTGGATCAACGGCCAGACCATCGCCCTCGATGGCGGCGACTGGCTGGCCAACGGCGCCTATTTCAAGCAGTACCTGGACTGGGGCGATGCCGAGTGGCAGGCCGCGCGCGAGCGCATCCTGGCACGCAATGCCGCCGACCGCGCGGCGCGCACGGTCGGCGCGCCCGACGCCGATGCCGGCCAGGCGCCGCCGGCACCGCAGGCATGA